From the genome of Triticum aestivum cultivar Chinese Spring chromosome 1A, IWGSC CS RefSeq v2.1, whole genome shotgun sequence:
TCCTGGTGTGAAAAAAGAGTACTACTGTGTTTACTATACccatggttttcactttcagtgaATCGAATTTCAGTAATTTCAGCAGACATTGAAATATTACGttttggccaaaatatttcagAAATTTCAGTATAGCACAACAATTccaatatttttcaaaatatttttaaattttttcaaatttttaatTGAATTCAAGTGAATATTTCGGTCATTTGGCTGAAATGGAAACTGAAATCACTGAAATTCATTGAATTTCAGTGATTTCGGTTGGTGCTGAAATTCTTCTGaaactgaaattgaaaaccatGACTATACCATATGAAATGAATGATCCAAgaaaatatatatataaatatgGGAGCGCAATAGAATACTGCATGAGCACAATGGAAAGTAATTAAACGGAAACGTAACAATTGAGCATGTGTGGCAACGAAAGCCGAACCTGCCAAAGATCGATCGATGGATGTCGGATCGAACGGAGGGGGCTACTGCGCGGCGGTGTGCCTCTCGTCCCCGCCGGCCGTGCCAGGTTTCAAGAACGGTCCGCCGCTCAGCGGGCCGAGGCCGGACACCGGCCCGACGCCCATGGCTGATGTGTACCCGAAatcgtagccgccgctgccgctgccgccgttcACGCCGAGTCTCGCGACAGCGCCCTCCCCCTCGTAGCTCCTGGCCAGCATCTGCACGGCCGCGAACTGGTCGTGCCCGAACCCAAGACCCGCGCCGATCGCCGTGGAGTGGCTGATGTTGATGAAGTTCTGCGTGCAGTTGGGCACCGTGTTGCCGATGAAATCCGCCATTGCCGGCGCCCCGTTGCACCCCACAGACGCCGAGACCGCCACCGCCGCAGCCGCCTAGATGCAAAACTCGCGCAGTTAAGACGAGCAAATTCGCGACATGTATAATAACTAGAGAAATACAGTTGATGCATTCTATCATTGAGTACATAATTACTACCTGGTACTTTGAGAGTTCGTATCTGGCGCGGCTGAGGTCCTGCTGGAGCTGGCGGAGCTGGTGCTGTAGGACAGAGATGACGCCGACGCAGCCGTAGACGGGGTCGCGGAGGCGCATGTCGGCCTCGTAGGCGAGCGAGTTCACCGCGTCCTCCCGCTGGTACGGGTTCAGCTCGTTGAGCAGCTTGGTGACGTTGCTGGCGCCGAAGACGCGGTGCACGTGGACGAACTTCTGCGGGTTGTCCGGCGGGAAGTAGGGCGCGAACACGCAGTCGGGCTGGCACTTGCGCCGGAGGAACTTGCAGGCCGCGCACGGCGAGCCCGTGCCGGCCGCCCCGGAGCTCGCggcgccaaccgccgccgccgaggaTGCCATGGTGATCACCGAGCCTGGAAACGATGACGCCGATGAGGAGGCCATCGATCGATGGGTGGGTCGGTCTAGCTTCCTGGCGAAGGAGAGATCCAAATCCCAAGCAAGAAAGAGAAGACAGACGGTCAGGCGTGACGGTTTCCCTTCTGGAAAGTTTGGTATGGGAAATTGGAGCAGCAAAAGGAAATGGGGAAGGGGAATGGATCATAAATTTTATTCTTGCCATATCTGCACACACACTGCCCAGATGGCATGAAGCTATTCTAAGGAAGTGCAGATTATTCTTCGATACCTCTACGAAATTAGAAAAACTTGACGTAACTGTATATTTCTCTTGACAAAAATGGTCGAGACAGATCAGTAGAATTTATTTGTTCACCGATTTGGTCCTTGGATCCTGATTTTAGTTTCCTTCTCATCAGAGTGGGAGAGCATGCGCCTTGGCAAGGCTGCTCCGCACATGGGCTACTGCCTACTGCTATCCCATTCCCATCCAACAACGCAAGATCAATATAGAGCAATAAGAGGGCAATAGGAGGCAGTGAGGCTGTGGGCATTTGTGCTTGATGGGATCAAAACACCATAAAAGACGTAGGATTAGTTAACAGTCAGGCACCAAGAAAGAAGCAGGAGGAAATCAAAGAATCAAAGAACTAGGAAAGAAAGAAGTCggcgagaaagaagaagaaggtaGCATAAGGGAGAGAAGAACAAATTAAAGAAGGAAGCAAATGGATCCAAGGCCGGCGTACGGTGAGCGGCAGAGTAGAGTACGCACCCTTTCTGTGGGACGAAGTTTTCTGCTCACTTCGTGCAGCTGCCGCGCGCTGACCTGAATCGCCTCTCTGCTACTTTTCCTCGTATTTGGCTAGCTGCTGCGTCCCccttttatctctctctctctctctctctctctctctctctctctctctctctctctctctctctcatgttctctagCTAGCTATGGTAGTTACTCCACTTGGCTGTTTGTTGTAGAGAAAAAATGGAGTATGAAAGTGACGACCAAAAGATGGTGCAAGCAGCTGCGTGGTTCAAAATAAATGGCCTCTTTCTTCAGTACTGGAGGTTCAAATGGAATGGAGAGTTTCTGATTTTGGGTGTTCTCCAAGATCATTCTGATGGATGATACTATATGCATGCACACCTTATGTGGTAAGAATTATTTTATTGTGATACAGATTACGTATATTTATATGTTTTTTAGTATTGTATATTTATATTGTTAATTATCTGGATCCTTTTGTAGAGAAATATTCACCTTGAACCCTTGATCTTAGTTTTTGGTCTTTATTCAATAGATCCAATGGGCACCCGCCACTATTAGAGACATAATACTCCTCTAAAGAATGTTGGAGTACCTGCCTCCTGGTGGCTCGCCGTGCAAGAGCGCCCTCTGCGCCATCTTTTCTGTGCGGACTCCCCGCACCCAGTCGTCTTTCCTTGTGGGGTCCATGACGCTTGGGCCACGGGTGCAGCCGAGACCACCTCTCTATGGTGTTCATCATCGCACGACGGGAAAGGCAGGTCGGCCCATCGGTGTATTCGCCCCCTACGGGGCCGCATTACTCATGCGAGCCGAACACACCAGTGCGCCCGGCTCAACATGTGATTGTCCACTCAGTCGGCCCTGACGGCCACCCGGCCATGGGTCGTGGCGGCGAGAAGCCTCCATAGTAGGACATGTGTTGGATGGCTCGAGGCGTTGGCCTTGCATCGCATGTGCTGCCCCATGCATTTGAGAGGTGGCTATCCTGACTCTCTACCCACTCGGCTGGTGGTGGGGTCCGATGGGGCGCTGTGAGGTACTTTCATCGTCTGGTCTTGTTCTGATCTGGAAGTGCTTTGCGAACCCGGGCTCTTTCTATCACTCGCCCCGGGTGGTGAGTGTGTTTTGGGATGTCTACTTGGCTTATACGTCACCGGGTCTGGTCGGTTTTGTTGTGAACAGTGTGGTATAATAAGTCTACGAGGGAAAGTCTGGGTGATAGATTATTGTCCTAAGTTATGAGTTATAGCATGAGGATTGAATAGGAACCCAAGATCATAACACTATGTTTTATTTGTCTTAATTACTCTTAGTGTTTTTGTATGCTTGCTAACAGTATAATCATAAGTATACATGAGTCAATGGTTTTGCAGTATATAATTTTTTTGCGGGTTGCAGTATATAAGTTTATGATTTATCCACATGAAAAAAAAATAAGTATCTTGGATCAAcgcaaaaaaattctgaatttaatAACTGGGTGATATAGTCATGTCATCCTCGAGAATGGTTTAGTTAATATAAGAACACAACCGGCTTGTCCTCAACACAATTAAGGATTGATCAACTTGTTTCACTCTTTTGATTTCGTTGTTCTTTTAGTACTCGCAATAATCCTATCAACCTAAGCACACATACGCCACTCTTTCCAGTTTGAACAGTAATTCCTAACTAATTTCTATAGACCAATTTCTTCTACTCCTTTTTGGATTTGATTGTCTTCTTATCAGGATCTAAAATCTATCCCCAATACTTATGGGTATA
Proteins encoded in this window:
- the LOC123056023 gene encoding LOB domain-containing protein 6 isoform X1, with amino-acid sequence MASSSASSFPGSVITMASSAAAVGAASSGAAGTGSPCAACKFLRRKCQPDCVFAPYFPPDNPQKFVHVHRVFGASNVTKLLNELNPYQREDAVNSLAYEADMRLRDPVYGCVGVISVLQHQLRQLQQDLSRARYELSKYQAAAAVAVSASVGCNGAPAMADFIGNTVPNCTQNFINISHSTAIGAGLGFGHDQFAAVQMLARSYEGEGAVARLGVNGGSGSGGYDFGYTSAMGVGPVSGLGPLSGGPFLKPGTAGGDERHTAAQ
- the LOC123056023 gene encoding LOB domain-containing protein 6 isoform X2; the encoded protein is MASSAAAVGAASSGAAGTGSPCAACKFLRRKCQPDCVFAPYFPPDNPQKFVHVHRVFGASNVTKLLNELNPYQREDAVNSLAYEADMRLRDPVYGCVGVISVLQHQLRQLQQDLSRARYELSKYQAAAAVAVSASVGCNGAPAMADFIGNTVPNCTQNFINISHSTAIGAGLGFGHDQFAAVQMLARSYEGEGAVARLGVNGGSGSGGYDFGYTSAMGVGPVSGLGPLSGGPFLKPGTAGGDERHTAAQ